Within the Verrucomicrobiia bacterium genome, the region GAACAGCACGCCAGTCTCGTTGTTTGCCCACATCACGGAAACCACAGCCGTGTCGGAACGAATCGCTTTCTCAAACAAATGAATGTCGAGACTGCCGTCAGGCTCCACGGGAAACAGCGTGATGTCGTAACCCTGTTTCTTCAACGCAGCGCAGAACTTGATGTTGGCGGAGTGCTCGACAGCCGTGGTGAGAATGTGGCGCCGCGAAGGATGGGTGACGAGCGCGCTATGAATCGCAGAATTGTTGCTTTCGGTTCCGCAGCTGGTGAAGACGATTTCCCGTGGTTCGGCATTGATCAGCGCCGCGACCTTTTCGCGCGCCTTCTCAATATGGCGGTTCACCTGCCGCCCAAACCCATAGACGCTCGAAGGATTTCCCCACAAATCGCGAAAGAAGGGAGTCATCGCGTCGATGACCTCCGGTGCCACACGGGTCGTCGCGTTGTTGTCGAAATAGAAAGTTTGCTGCTGCGTCATGTTTTCCGCCGCCGCAGATCAAGCCTGCGGCAACCGAACGTCAGACTGGTAATTCCGAAATCGATTTGCTAGGGAAAAAGCTTTGCGGGCCAAAGTGCAGAACGGATTTGACAATGATCAGGCGCCAAGCTGATAATCATACATAACTTAACCATTTTACTCGTGATTACGGAAACACCAGCGAAACTGACGCATAACGAATCGATCAAGGAGGCGATCCCTACGCTTGCCGGCACGATTGCAGCCACTATATCGGATCCGGCGGCGGATCACTTCTCGGACGACGACAATCAGTTTCTGAAGTTTCACGGATCCTACCAACAGGACGATCGCGACCTTCGCAAGACGGGCAAGAAATACATTATGATGGTCCGCGGCCGCATTCCCGGCGGCGTGATGACATCCTCCCAGTGGCGGGTCTTCGACGATCTAGCGACCACGTACGGCAACAACACATTGCGCATCACGACGCGGCAAAGCATCCAGTTCCACGGCATCTTGAAATCCGGACTTCGCCCCGTGGTGAAGGCCATCAATGAGTCGCTGCTGTCCACGCTCGCGGCCTGCGGTGACGTCAACCGCAATGTGCTGGCACCGCCTACACCCGCTTACACGAAAGCGCGTGAACAGGTATTCCAGGATTGCCACCGCGTTGCAATGGAGCTGGCGCCCAAGACCACGGCGTATCATTCCATTTGGATCGATGGAGAGCAGCTCGACCTGAATTCCGAAACCAGTCGGGGTTTTGTCGATCCCCTTTATGGGAAAACCTATTTGCCGCGGAAGTTCAAGGCCGCGTTTGTCATTCCGCCGGTCAACGATGTCGACATCCTGACCAACGATATCGGATTCATCGCAATTGTGGAGAATGACCAGTTGCTCGGCTACAACGTCGTTGTTGGCGGCGGCATGGGCCGAAGCCATGGCAACGAAGCCACGTATCCGCGGCTCGCCGACGTCATTGGTTTTGTCACGCCTGAACAGGTGATTCCTGTCGCGAAGGCAGTACTTACGATTCACCGCGACTTTGGCGATCGCACGGACCGCAAGCACGCGCGTCTGAAATACGTAGTCGCCGAACGCGGTGCTGAGTGGGTGCGCATGGAAGTGGAAAAGCGCGCGGGATTCGAACTGCAAGCCGCCCGCGCTTACGAATTCACCACGACCAGCGATCTTTATGGCTGGAACAAGGCCGTGGATGGCACCTGGTTTCTCACGCTGTATGTCGAGACCGGCCGCGTGAAGGACAGCGTCGGGCATAACATGAAATCGGCTCTGCGCGCCGTCGCGGACCAGTTCCCGCATGTGGAATTTCGCCTGTCAACCAACCAGAATATTCTGCTGACGCGAATTCCTGATGCCGACAAGGACGCAATCAATGCCTTGCTGGGAACTCACGGGATCAGGACCGACAATCAGGCGACCGTGCTGCACGCGGCTTCCATGGCGTGCCCTGCCCTGCCCACGTGCGGATTGGCCCTTGCCGAATCGGAGCGCATGCTGCCTTCGCTGATTAATCGCATTGAAAAACTCTGCGCTGAAGTTGGCATCGCGGGCGAGGAAATCATCATTCGCTCCACGGGCTGCCCCAACGGTTGCGCGCGTCCTTACATGGCCGAAATCGCTTTCGTTGGAAAGGCGCCTGGACGTTATCAACTCTGGCTTGGCGGCGACGTTGCAGGCACGCGGCTCAATCGAATCTGGAAGGATGTGGTCAAGGATCCTGAAATCGAGGCTGAACTGCGCCCCGTCCTGGAACGGTTTGTTGCGGAACGAAATCCCGGCGAACGGTTTGGCGACTGGTGCGATCGCACGCTGTTCACCCACGCGGTGAGCGTGAGCTGAGGAACAGGTCCGGCTTGCGTCCAACTTTTACACAACTGCTCCAATGACTTCTCAACAGATCGCGCAGGCGAATGCTGAATTGCAGGACAAGTCGCCGCTGGAAATTGTCCGCTGGGCAATTTCCCAATCGAACGGCAACGCAATCGTCTCCACGAACTTCCGCCCTTACGAAGCCGTCGTTCTCCACCTGTGTGTTCAGGTGCAGCCCACCATTCCAGTCCTGTGGGTCGATCACGGCTACAATCGTCCCGCCACCTACAAGCACGCTGAAGCCTTGCGCCAGCAGCTCAAACTGAACTTAAAACCGTATCTGCCGAAGCTCACGCCCGCGCATCGCGACGCCATTCACGGCGAGATTCCTTCGCCGGAAGACGAGGAAGGCTTGAAGCAATTCAGCGCGTTGATGAAGCTTGAACCCTTTCAGCGCGGCATGCGTGAACTGGCGCCGAAAGTTTGGATCACCGCATTGCGCAAAGTTCAGAACCCCAACCGCGCAGGGCTTGACATTGTTTCACAGGATTCCAATTTCGGTGCATTGAAGGTGAGCCCCGTCTTCCACTGGACCGATGCGCAGATGGAAACCTACCTGAAGGAACACCAGCTCCCCAACGAGTGGGATTATTTCGACCCGGCAAAAGCCGATGAAAAACGGGAGTGCGGCCTGCACGCCGCCTGGGGTGCCGCTGCGGTGAAAGCGTGATTCAAAGTTGAACCTATGAGCCAATCCACAGGAATTCTTGCGGTGAGCCCGTCTGTAGCGCTTCCGTCAGATCCGGACACGTCAGGTCGCGAACGCATGCCATCAACCAAGATCCCCTACTTCCTCGACCATCTCCAGTATCTGGAAACGGAAGCGATTCACATCATGCGCGAAGTGGCCGCCGAATTCGAACGGCCCAGCCTCCTGTTCTCCGGCGGCAAGGATTCCATCTGCCTGCTGCGCCTTGCCGAAAAGGCATTCCGCCCTTCCGACATCCCGATGCCGTTTCTGAACATCGACACGGGCCATCACTTTCCTGAGTTGAACGAATTCCGTGATCGGCGCGCCAAGGAACTCGGCGGCAAGCTGATCGTCCGCAAGGTTGCCGACATGATTGCGCAGGGCCGCATCGAACCGACGCCCGGCGAGATCAGCCGCAATCGTTTGCAGATCCCCACGCTTCTCGCGGCGATTGAGGAATTCCAATTTGATTGCGCCATTGGCGGCGCGCGGCGCGACGAGGAAAAAGCCCGCGCAAAAGAACGATTCTTCAGCTTCCGGGACAGCTTCGGCCAATGGGATCCAAAAAACCAGCGGCCTGAAATCTGGAATCTTTACAACGCGCGCGTCAATCCCGGCGAACACATGCGCGTGTTCCCGTTGAGCAACTGGACGGAGATGGACGTCTGGCAATACATCAAGCGCGAACAACTGGAGGTCCCCAGCATTTACTTCAGCCACAAACGCAAATGCGTCCGCCGTAATGGCCAGTGGCTGCCCGTCAGCGATTTGCTGCCGCTCAAGCCCAACGATGTCATGCAGGAACTCGTCGTCCGCG harbors:
- a CDS encoding NADPH-dependent assimilatory sulfite reductase hemoprotein subunit, which translates into the protein MITETPAKLTHNESIKEAIPTLAGTIAATISDPAADHFSDDDNQFLKFHGSYQQDDRDLRKTGKKYIMMVRGRIPGGVMTSSQWRVFDDLATTYGNNTLRITTRQSIQFHGILKSGLRPVVKAINESLLSTLAACGDVNRNVLAPPTPAYTKAREQVFQDCHRVAMELAPKTTAYHSIWIDGEQLDLNSETSRGFVDPLYGKTYLPRKFKAAFVIPPVNDVDILTNDIGFIAIVENDQLLGYNVVVGGGMGRSHGNEATYPRLADVIGFVTPEQVIPVAKAVLTIHRDFGDRTDRKHARLKYVVAERGAEWVRMEVEKRAGFELQAARAYEFTTTSDLYGWNKAVDGTWFLTLYVETGRVKDSVGHNMKSALRAVADQFPHVEFRLSTNQNILLTRIPDADKDAINALLGTHGIRTDNQATVLHAASMACPALPTCGLALAESERMLPSLINRIEKLCAEVGIAGEEIIIRSTGCPNGCARPYMAEIAFVGKAPGRYQLWLGGDVAGTRLNRIWKDVVKDPEIEAELRPVLERFVAERNPGERFGDWCDRTLFTHAVSVS
- a CDS encoding phosphoadenosine phosphosulfate reductase family protein, which produces MTSQQIAQANAELQDKSPLEIVRWAISQSNGNAIVSTNFRPYEAVVLHLCVQVQPTIPVLWVDHGYNRPATYKHAEALRQQLKLNLKPYLPKLTPAHRDAIHGEIPSPEDEEGLKQFSALMKLEPFQRGMRELAPKVWITALRKVQNPNRAGLDIVSQDSNFGALKVSPVFHWTDAQMETYLKEHQLPNEWDYFDPAKADEKRECGLHAAWGAAAVKA
- the cysD gene encoding sulfate adenylyltransferase subunit CysD; protein product: MPSTKIPYFLDHLQYLETEAIHIMREVAAEFERPSLLFSGGKDSICLLRLAEKAFRPSDIPMPFLNIDTGHHFPELNEFRDRRAKELGGKLIVRKVADMIAQGRIEPTPGEISRNRLQIPTLLAAIEEFQFDCAIGGARRDEEKARAKERFFSFRDSFGQWDPKNQRPEIWNLYNARVNPGEHMRVFPLSNWTEMDVWQYIKREQLEVPSIYFSHKRKCVRRNGQWLPVSDLLPLKPNDVMQELVVRVRTIGDIISTGMVESPANTVDDIIAEIAAARVTERGSRADDKSSEAAMEDRKKQGYF